From Onychostoma macrolepis isolate SWU-2019 chromosome 19, ASM1243209v1, whole genome shotgun sequence, a single genomic window includes:
- the LOC131526430 gene encoding zinc fingers and homeoboxes protein 2 yields the protein MSSRRKSSHPCVLRATNFTAEDSMEMDVSVKTVLGRYSPVPANENCTSLNDKEEQQSEGGSASEQNFRDHEEIPQSEGPVSTLYLCTICNFSTTKSDSLSCHNKVHHPGESRFKVRHIKLDSQSILEQTIESENEGSLSDTIYDSGLFGDSSNPEGEETGKTRMENSSTLDVEKELDSPVLNDEIRAVSVNGTIIIPEPTSHVTPLLQRPPNLSTSPAIAVPLHSTKYNPILDRNVTLITSFNRFPYPTHAELSWLTAASKHTEEQIKVWFTTQRLKQGITWSPEEVEEARKKMFNGSIAHAHQICKIWPSPFGEPFNPFQATCHGFVQTSLASNITTARSPTTCTPGIATAVRQTLKRTLGTPLLASEVKRPSVDPKESLRMPPPPAPPPERLIIASSPGLSETKTSSPGSLVASDMKRPVAAHFVPPKGKPPMTQSKEKIPVAFPSELPKERLPLSPIVSSNPKRSVIDQQMSNHTPASTFIAKNKFGNGVTMPLAPAVETPQESKPMIMQTPSSVPLSSSPTPILQCKSIEPSAAPAFPGFSSPNGKEMPHGDAKHWFFDHTTNSQNNSLNSYVGFACPVPTQFPLLERVKDKSPGQMKLLEESFQRNGFPSYNEVEHLVITTRLSREEIESWFLERRALRDDLEQALLNSMGSKRESQQTLLNGAQRRPGNLSFSPVPPVSKSANLLKNVFVQNRWPSPVEFRHLEMQARLARTELVRWFRDSRLAQQGRILDRKEMFGERNVATKRPLREDNTKPSSNPEIENWFSNTGSNGQPVGEGREDCGGNTCELFSDAD from the coding sequence ATGTCAAGCCGAAGGAAGTCGTCCCACCCCTGTGTGCTCCGTGCAACCAATTTCACTGCAGAAGACTCCATGGAAATGGATGTTTCAGTGAAGACCGTGTTGGGCAGATATTCACCTGTGCCAGCAAACGAAAACTGCACATCCCTGAATGATAAGGAAGAGCAGCAGTCCGAGGGGGGTTCTGCATCGGAGCAGAACTTTAGAGATCATGAGGAGATCCCTCAGTCCGAAGGTCCAGTCAGTACACTCTACCTTTGTACCATCTGCAATTTCAGTACCACCAAGTCTGACTCCCTCTCATGTCATAATAAAGTTCATCACCCCGGTGAGAGCCGTTTTAAGGTCAGGCATATCAAACTGGATAGCCAAAGTATCCTGGAGCAAACCATTGAGAGCGAGAATGAAGGATCCCTTTCGGACACCATATATGACTCGGGACTGTTTGGAGACTCCAGCAATCCAGAAGGAGAAGAAACTGGAAAGACACGAATGGAAAACAGCAGCACTTTGGATGTGGAGAAGGAGCTGGACAGTCCAGTGCTGAATGATGAGATCAGAGCTGTGAGTGTAAATGGTACAATCATTATTCCAGAGCCTACGAGTCACGTAACGCCTCTGCTTCAGAGACCCCCCAATCTCAGCACCTCTCCAGCGATCGCCGTTCCTCTTCACAGCACCAAGTACAACCCCATATTGGACCGCAATGTCACCCTGATCACATCGTTTAACAGATTCCCATATCCGACCCACGCAGAGCTCTCCTGGCTCACTGCTGCCTCCAAACACACCGAGGAGCAGATCAAGGTATGGTTCACCACCCAGCGTCTGAAGCAGGGCATCACCTGGTCCCCTGAAGAAGTGGAAGAAGCCCGTAAGAAGATGTTCAATGGCAGCATAGCACATGCACACCAGATCTGTAAAATCTGGCCTTCACCATTTGGAGAACCATTCAACCCTTTTCAAGCTACTTGTCATGGATTTGTGCAGACCAGCCTTGCATCAAACATCACAACTGCTAGATCACCCACTACTTGTACGCCTGGCATTGCTACAGCAGTCCGTCAGACGCTTAAGCGCACTTTAGGAACTCCACTCTTGGCTTCAGAGGTCAAACGTCCATCTGTAGACCCCAAAGAGAGTCTGCGCATGCCCCCTCCACCAGCTCCACCTCCAGAAAGACTCATTATCGCTTCTTCTCCTGGGCTCTCAGAGACCAAAACATCTAGCCCTGGTTCTCTGGTGGCCTCAGACATGAAGAGACCTGTTGCTGCACATTTTGTCCCACCTAAAGGGAAACCCCCAATGACTCAATCTAAAGAGAAGATACCTGTGGCATTTCCTTCAGAGTTGCCCAAAGAAAGACTTCCTTTGTCACCCATAGTGTCCAGCAATCCCAAAAGATCTGTAATTGATCAGCAAATGAGCAATCATACTCCAGCCTCCACATTTATTGCTAAAAACAAGTTTGGTAATGGTGTAACCATGCCCTTGGCACCAGCTGTGGAGACCCCACAAGAGAGTAAGCCAATGATCATGCAGACTCCATCGTCCGTGCCTCTGTCCTCGTCCCCGACACCAATCCTTCAGTGTAAGTCTATAGAGCCATCAGCTGCTCCAGCATTCCCAGGCTTCAGTAGTCCGAATGGCAAAGAAATGCCCCATGGGGATGCTAAGCACTGGTTTTTTGATCATACTACAAATTCCCAGAACAATTCCCTGAACTCGTATGTTGGATTTGCTTGTCCAGTTCCCACTCAGTTTCCTCTGCTAGAGAGAGTGAAGGACAAGAGTCCAGGGCAAATGAAGCTTCTAGAGGAAAGTTTTCAGAGGAACGGTTTCCCGTCCTATAATGAGGTCGAACACCTCGTCATCACCACTAGACTGTCCAGAGAGGAAATCGAAAGCTGGTTCTTGGAGCGCCGAGCACTTCGAGATGATTTGGAACAAGCCCTGCTGAACTCCATGGGCTCTAAACGGGAGTCCCAGCAGACTCTCCTCAATGGAGCTCAGAGACGTCCTGGCAACCTTTCCTTCAGCCCCGTGCCTCCAGTCAGCAAGTCTGCGAACCTTCTCAAAAACGTCTTTGTCCAGAACCGATGGCCTTCGCCTGTAGAGTTCAGGCATCTGGAGATGCAAGCGCGGTTGGCTCGCACAGAACTTGTCCGCTGGTTCAGAGATAGTCGGCTAGCTCAGCAGGGCCGCATCCTAGACCGGAAGGAGATGTTTGGAGAGCGGAACGTCGCAACAAAACGACCGCTGAGAGAAGACAACACCAAACCCAGCAGCAACCCAGAGATCGAAAACTGGTTCAGCAACACTGGGAGCAATGGACAGCCGGTTGGTGAGGGCAGAGAGGACTGTGGAGGGAACACATGTGAGCTGTTCTCAGACGCAGATTAG